The Tursiops truncatus isolate mTurTru1 chromosome X, mTurTru1.mat.Y, whole genome shotgun sequence DNA segment GTCAGAGTCAGAGGGAAGCGGAGGGGGCCTGGCGGTGACTGGCGACACTTGCTTCTACGTCCCTGTGCCGAGGAAAGGACTGGGAGGATGGGGTGGCATAGCTGGGGGCCTGAGGGCAGGGGCACCTTTCTCGCAGGGGTcggggagggaggagagcaaGGCCTCGGAGTCCTCTTTTTCTCAGGTAGCAGAAGTCGTAGCCCTGGGCCGAGGGGAGGGCTGTGCTGGGGCACTGAAGAGACTCACAGGCGAAGGTGGGGCTGGGCATTGGGCTTCTTCTAAagacatttctgttttatttccagaTGTGATGCTCCAGCAAACACATAAAtacagtggggaagggggagggagaaaggatggTTATAAGTTAGAAGCCCAGGCGGGGAAGGAGGGAagcggagggggcggggggggggggggcgggtaggcAGCAGGGAGCCGCTCCCGCTCTCTGCCAGCCACTCCTGTGTCACCGGCTCCGTCCAGGCTCCGTCCAGGGCATTGAACTGGCAGACCCTGCTGCTGCCCAGCTCACAGGTCAGTCACCTTGTTCTCCACCAGGGCGGCAACCTGCTGCAGGCGGCAGGCCAGTTGCATCTTCTGGCCCACAGGGTCCTCCTCCAGGGCACTGATGATCTACCAGAGCAGAGGAGGCCGGCCCGCCTGAGGCCCTGGCCCTCGGCCCACCGGCCGCCCTGCCCTGGCTCCATCTCAGTAGCAGCCTGGGGAGCCAGAGCTCCCTGAGGAATCTGGACGGATGCCGAGCCCCTTCCCCAACCTGggcctttcctctcctctgcccagATTGGGCCTGGACACTGCCTCTCGCCCCCAGGGAGACTCCTGGGGCCTccctctgggctctgggctccgGGCTCCGGGCTCTGGAGGcatgcccctcccccccagaGTGCCCCGGGCCTCACCTGGTCGTAGTACCTGTGGATGTGGGTGTAGAGTTCTCGCAGAGCTTCCAGACAGTGGGGAGCGGAGGTGTAACTCTAGGGGTAGCACGCGGGGGTTGAGGCCCCAGCCCGGGCCTCGAGCcaagcctccccttcccctctgcccccctcccccgccccaggtgTGGAAGGGTGCACCCTCTGGGCCGGGCCTCACCCCCGAGAGCTCGGCCAGGGCCGAGTTCATCTCCTGGTAGCTCGCCGGAGAGCTCTGGCGAATGTCGGAGTAGTACCTGGAGGAGGGGACGGAGTCAGGGGCAGGCAGCGCCCATTCCCTCACCCGTGATGCCCCGACACCTACCTCTCCACCATCTGCTTGTAGCGAGGGATCTCCCGGGCGTAGAGCAGTTTGTTCACGGGGGAATCCTGTTCTGGGCAGGGGTGGGCGTGAGCGGGAGCTGGGGAGCTCTGCCCTGGCTTTCTGACTGTGCCACTCGtgcccccccagccccacccagggctCTTCTCCGAGCCCCCGTGGCTCCCCCGCCAGGCTTTCTTCCTCTGCCCTCACCCGGCCCACTTTATGCTCCGAGATGGTGCAGGAGTCCATGAAGGTCTGGGCAATGACGGTGAGGACGGCGTCCACGTTGTCCGACACCCGCACGTCAAAGATGAGCTGTGGGTTCTTCAGGGTGTTCACCCAGAACCTCAAGAGCAGGCTGGGGACACGGGCCAGCCGCGGTGTGAGCAGGCTGCCCCAGCTGGCATCCTCAGCCTGGTCCCCGGCCCTGAGCTGTGCGGGGAGCTGGCCTGCGAGTCCGTGCGGGGGCAGCCGGGAACCCAGGGCGAAGGCCGCCGGGCCTGGGCTTCTGTCCCGGCCCTGCCGCCCCCGCCCTGGCAGCGTCCTCTCTGCACGGGGGCAGCAGGCGAGGCACCTGTTAGTCTTCCAGATGTGTAAGGTCTCCAGGTCCTCAATGCCGTGCTTCTCGGCCAGCTCGTCCAGGAAGTCAAACAGGTACTTGACAGCGATGGGCACAGGCCGGTTCACGCTGAGGATGGCCTGGAAGGCGTCGTCCACGAACTTCTGCAGTGTGCCCTAGAAGGCAGGCGTGGGCGGTATGGGGGGGCAGGGCGTGTGCGCCTCGAAGCCGCGGCCAGCCGCGGCCTGCCTCAGTGGGTGGGGCCGCCCCCTCACCCCAGCTCCCCGGCCCACCTACCTTCATGGACAGCAGGCGGGTGAGGTAGATCTCCGGAATGGCCTTGGCCCGCGTCCGCTCCCGCTCCGGCTCCCTCAGGCTGCTGCGCCGCGCCTTCGCTGCTTCTGGCTCATCGGCGACTTTCACCAGGTGCCAGAGGCGGACCCCGCCGTCCTCACCGTCCTCCAGCGCGGGGACGTCTGAGGGCACAGAAGCCGGCCCTCAGTCCTTTGCACTGTCATGCCGCCGGCCGGGAGGCCCAGCCTGCTTCCCTGGtgaggtggggcagggtggggggcgcCGAGGGCCGCAGGGTAAGAGAGATGTGGAGGACAGGGTGGCAGCCCAGGGGCTCGCTCGGCCCAGCACCCCACGGCCCTGGAGCTCCCCGACCCGGACGCACTGCCGCCCTCGTCCACCCCGGGCCCCTGGCTCAGCCTGGAGTTGTGGCTTCCCCGCTGGCGAGGTTTGGGGAGACCCGGACACGGCAGACGGCATGACCAGGACTCCGGCCTGCCCACCTCGAACTCGGGGGCAGGTTGGTGCGGCTGGGCCACGGGACTCGCTCTGCCCAGAGGGGCAGCTCGGGGCCGGGCTCTGGGAGACGGCGCCTCCGTTGTGCAGCTGGGGAATGAGCCTCACCGTGGCTCCATCCGGGACCTggcggggaggggagcagaggctgGGCTCCCTCCCTGGCTGACCCCGAGGCGGGAGCCTGCCCCCAGCGCCCACCTGCCCGGCACCTTGTAGTGCTGCAGCGTGTTGAGTCTCTTCCAGCGGTTCTGTGTCACTGAGGTCAGGTCCTCGTCCGACAGGGTTAGGTGACCAGCCAGGCCTGAGCGCCACTCTTGGGGGGACCCAGGGAAGCCGGTCAGCCCACGGCCTGTTCCCGTAGGGCAGAGCCGAGTGGCCACAGGTGAGAAGAGCCTCGGGCGGGGCGGGAAGGGTAGGTTCTCACCGAGGTCTAGGGCGTGCACTGAGGGCCTCTGGGAGAAGGGGGTGCCCTTGTAGACTTGGTCCAGCACCTTCTCCTTGACCTGGGTGATTGTGTCCGTGTCGAGCACCCGGGCAGGCACGCGCTGCGCCATGCTGCCCGCCGCAGCCCCACCAACCCCCGGGCCAGCCAGCACCGTCAGCGTCAGGGTTCGGAATTCCACGTCCTCCCGCAGCAGGCGGCTGTCGTTCAGGGTCCGTTTTGCCTTGCCTGTCACGGCGTCCACAGGGCCCTTGTCCACCTGGTACTGGATGGCCCGCAGGAGCACGTAGAGCGGCTCACCCGCTACCTCCTGCAACCACCAGGAAGGGCTGGCGTCAGCTGGGGGGCGGTGGGCGGTGCGGGCAGGGAGGGGCGGCCCGCTGCACGGAGCGAAGATGGACGGCAGGCAACGCCAGCGGCCTCTGCTTCACATCCAGCCGGGCAAATGTTCGTAGCCTGCCCCTCACCGACACCCAGCCCTCGAGCCCGAGGCCCCTGGGTGGAATGGGGGCGCAGATCAGTGAGGCCAGAGGCAGCAGCCCCAGAATGGCGTGAGGGGAGAGGGGCCCTCACCCTCAGGAAGGTGTAGAGACAGATGGACACCCAGTTGGTGAGCAGCTTCTCCACCATAGTCTCCGTCCTGCAGGGAGCAGGCCCCGGGTCAGAGGGGCTGCTGCAGGTCCACCCTGTGTCCAGGCTGAGGCAGGCGGTAGCAGGAGGGCAGAGCTGCTCCGCCTGGCCACCCTTTGTGCCCGGCTCGCCGCTCAGGATGCCCATCTGCTTCCCCACCAGCGGCTCCGGACCCAGCCCGCCTCCCAGGgcttcccagccccacccacgcCAGGACAGGGCTGGGCGGAGCCAGCTCCCCTGCTCCCGGGACCGGTCAGGCCAAGGCCAACCTGCGTAGCATGAGCTTGGGGTTCTTCTGCACGTAATGGGCAGCCAGGTCTCCGAGCAGCGTCCTCACGATGTCGGTCAGGTACTCGAGCTTGCCGTGCAGCGCCAGGGACAGCAGCGAGGCCACGAGGCAGCGGTCCCGCTGGGAGAAGCTGGGCTGCTCCTCCAGGGTGTGGATGAGCTAGGCGGGAGGAGGGGGTGCTGGCACCCACCCCGGGAAGCCCTGCGCCCCACACATCCTCCCACGCCTGAGCCCACGCCTGCCGCctggcccgcccccgcccccgcggcCCTCACCGTAAGGAGGAAGGGCTTGCTGTTGAGCAGGTTGGAGAGCTGCATGAGGCCCTGGTGCACCGGCGCGCGGCGGCCCTCTTCCCCGGGCCCCTCGAGGGCAGGCTGCAGCGGGCAGCTGCCGCGCCCGGGGAAGAAGACGCGCTCGGCGTATGTGCGGTAGTCCAGGAAGGGGATCCCGCTGGCCTCCAGGTCGCTGCTGAGGTCAGTCATCTCCGTCATCAGGTCTGTAGGCCAGGAGCCACCGAGGTGTGAGCTCAGGCCCAGGTccgccctccaccccctccccaccgcccTCTCCCGACCTGTGAACTCCTTTCGGCACTGGTCGCCTACGCCGATCTCCAGGTTCTCCAGCTGCACCAGAACCTTCTGGTAGTCCCGCAGGGCCTGCTTGCTCTTGTGCCTGCGGCCCAGGGGCCAGGTGTCAGCCATGGGACCAGAACTGCCTGGGCCGAGGCCACTGAGCCAAGATGGCCGCCTGTGCAGAGGCCCGCCGTGGGCCACCCTTTCCAAAGGTGAGGAGGGGAGTTGGCGCGGGTGCACGCGTGGCAGGGCGGCCCCCTCACCTGTACACGAGGGTCAGGAGGAGCACGGCGGCGATCGGCACGGCCACGCCCAGGCCCAGGCCCGCCTGGGCCTCCACGGGGAAGGCAGAGAGCGCGGGCTCAGCCTCGTACTGGACGGGGCCCAGTGGCAGCCGCACGTTGCCCATCTGCACCTGCGGTGGGGACGCAGGGCTCTTGAGCGCCGGCCTGCAGCGCTCCGCCCGCCCAGCCCGGCACCCGGGGCCCAGCCTCACCACGAACTGCGGCAGGGGTCTGGAGCCGTTGGTGGGCTGCGGGGCCCGCGCGGGCGGCTCGCAGTACAGGTGGGTGAGCGTGAGAGTCTTCACCAGGCACTCGCCGTCGCCGATGTGCACGCGCACCTCCTCCTTGCTGATGCCCAGGTTGAGACCCTCACCCTGGAAGCCGGATCCGGGGCCTGAGTCGAGCCACCCAGCTGGTGCCCGCAGCCCTCGCGCAGCGGCGGCCGGCAGAAGGCCTCACCTCCACGTCCAGGATGTGGCCTGGCTTGAGGCGGTAGGGGCGGGCGCGGCTGAGCGGGGCCAGGCGGGGGTTGGGCTGGTACAGGAAGTCCTGGCCCCCACTGGCGCGGGCGAAGTCCACATGCACGTTGTCCAGGGCGAAGAAGACGCGCCGAGGGCTGGCCCCGTCCGGCACTGCAGGGCTCCGGCACAGGAGGAGGCTGGACGAGTTGATGGAGCAGACGGTGGAGCACTGTGAGGCGGCGGGGCCAGGACGAGGCAGGGTGAGCCTGGGCTGCCCACTCGCTCCCAGGGACGTGGGGGCCACCCCACCCCCTCGCGGGGCACGGCGTCACCTGCTGGTGGGGCCTCACCTGCAGCAGGCCCCCCTCAAGCTGGGTGCAAGCCTGGGGCGCTGCGGCGGGGGCCCGACAGCTCCCCCTGGGGGTCGGGTCCCGGGGCTGCACCGCCACAGCCGTCTCCTCCGCGGCCTCCAGCCACACGGACAGCAGGGGCCGCTCTACCACGTCCAGGCCCGTGCCCCTGACTCGGATCAGCCGCCCGCCCCTGCGCCAGGATAGCACTCAGCAGGACCAGGGGCGGCGGGCAGCCCAGTCCAGTCCTGGCTGCCCGCCCTCCCGGCAGGGTGCACAGGTTGCCCCAGGTGGATCAGGTCCTCACCCCCGGAAGCTGACGCTGGGCTCCGCCGCCACGAGCTGGGGGTCGGCGGTGTAGTGGAAGGGGCTGGCGAGCAGCGTGCGCTGGGCACGGCCGAAGACCACTCGAACCACAGCTTCTCCTGGGCTGGCCTGGGGCGTGGTGTGGCACACGATGGCCTCAGGACACACTGGCTCCCTTCTGCAGGGTG contains these protein-coding regions:
- the PLXNB3 gene encoding plexin-B3 isoform X2; this encodes MAPRPPLGACLLLVLPLLCPPLTPTWAHRFPAPNTTLNRLALAPGRGALYVGAVNRLFQLSPALRLESVAVTGPVLDSPDCVPFREPAECPQARLTDNANQLLLVSGRARELVACGQVRQGVCEKRRLEDVAQLLYRAEDPGDGQFVAANAVGVATVGLVVPGPGQDLLLVARGLAGKLSGGVPPLTVRQLAGPQPFSSEGLGRLVVGDLSDYNNSYVAALADARSAYFVFRRRGARAQAEYRSYVARVCLGDANLYSYVEVPLTCRGHGLIQAASLAPGALLGAFAAGPRGAQAALCAFPLADLDATMERARRLCYTTGGRGPGGTEEATVEYGVTSRCVTLPPDSPESYPCGDEHTPSPIAGRQPLEAGPLLQLRNSISAVAALQADGHTIAFLGDVQGQLHKVFLNGTRGQVYHSQQVGPPGSAISPDLLVDSSGSHLYVLTSQQVDRLPVAACPQFPDCSSCLQARDPLCGWCVLQGRCTRKGQCGRAAQPNQWLWSYEDGRCLHIQSLLPAHHPRQEQGQVTLSVPRLPTLTVDEYFHCAFGNYDSLAHVEGTHVACVTPPQDQLPLNPPGTEHITLPLALMFEDVVVATANFSFYDCGAVQALDAAAPCSACVGSRWRCHWCPQSSRCVYGERCPEGERTIYSAQQVDIQVRGPGACPRVEGLVGPLLVPVGWESRLALRVRNLQHFRGLPASYHCWLELPGELQRLPASLEEVAGDAGLIHCQAQQFQPSMAQRELPVPIYVTRGEGQRLDNARTLHVTLYDCAVGHPDCSHCQAASGSLGCLWCSHDRPTCRYGPLCPPGAVELLCPAPSINAIEPLTGPPEGGLALTILGSNLGRDFADVQDAVSVAGRPCSPDPSLYRISARIVCVTSPAPNGTVGPIQVAVKSRPPGISTQHFTYQDPVLLSLSPQWGPQAGGTQLTIHGQHLQTGGNISAFVGSQPCRIREPVCPEAIVCHTTPQASPGEAVVRVVFGRAQRTLLASPFHYTADPQLVAAEPSVSFRGGGRLIRVRGTGLDVVERPLLSVWLEAAEETAVAVQPRDPTPRGSCRAPAAAPQACTQLEGGLLQCSTVCSINSSSLLLCRSPAVPDGASPRRVFFALDNVHVDFARASGGQDFLYQPNPRLAPLSRARPYRLKPGHILDVEGEGLNLGISKEEVRVHIGDGECLVKTLTLTHLYCEPPARAPQPTNGSRPLPQFVVQMGNVRLPLGPVQYEAEPALSAFPVEAQAGLGLGVAVPIAAVLLLTLVYRHKSKQALRDYQKVLVQLENLEIGVGDQCRKEFTDLMTEMTDLSSDLEASGIPFLDYRTYAERVFFPGRGSCPLQPALEGPGEEGRRAPVHQGLMQLSNLLNSKPFLLTLIHTLEEQPSFSQRDRCLVASLLSLALHGKLEYLTDIVRTLLGDLAAHYVQKNPKLMLRRTETMVEKLLTNWVSICLYTFLREVAGEPLYVLLRAIQYQVDKGPVDAVTGKAKRTLNDSRLLREDVEFRTLTLTVLAGPGVGGAAAGSMAQRVPARVLDTDTITQVKEKVLDQVYKGTPFSQRPSVHALDLGENLPFPPRPRLFSPVATRLCPTGTGRGLTGFPGSPQEWRSGLAGHLTLSDEDLTSVTQNRWKRLNTLQHYKVPDGATVRLIPQLHNGGAVSQSPAPSCPSGQSESRGPAAPTCPRVRDVPALEDGEDGGVRLWHLVKVADEPEAAKARRSSLREPERERTRAKAIPEIYLTRLLSMKGTLQKFVDDAFQAILSVNRPVPIAVKYLFDFLDELAEKHGIEDLETLHIWKTNSLLLRFWVNTLKNPQLIFDVRVSDNVDAVLTVIAQTFMDSCTISEHKVGRDSPVNKLLYAREIPRYKQMVERYYSDIRQSSPASYQEMNSALAELSGSYTSAPHCLEALRELYTHIHRSSVPWRRTLWARRCNWPAACSRLPPWWRTR